The proteins below are encoded in one region of Paraburkholderia phenazinium:
- the dacB gene encoding D-alanyl-D-alanine carboxypeptidase/D-alanyl-D-alanine endopeptidase translates to MTHAFLSFLVRRLAPCAASSVSFVTAAPSTCSDAIPHGTVTAQGVAPGLAARHNPARRVPMGAVALLMACAALACAAPAQARIKAKHPTVSVSTVLPPVVMTDLARAHVPLSNISVVVEKVGDRTPIVALNAGKPMMPASTMKLVTTYSGLSILGPDYRWRTSAYADGTLDTNGILHGNLYIQGTGDPKLVPEELIDLVQKIRKAGINGIDGALVLDKRFFDASTRDLPPFDDDVTAPYNVGPDPLLYAFKSLSFTLTPSPDGSVAIDVIPALAQLQIDNQLHATGGPCRGELPTPEVTPQPNGTVSASFIGEYPVRCGPRTLNVAMLDHSAFFAGGFLALWEQNGGTFTGATREGPVPVEARLIATHEGPMLSDIVHDINKFSNNTMARNLFLTIGAVTSKPPATPEKSARAIEAFLQKNGLDMEYLSLDNGSGLSRDEHITALSLADLLQAANASPVAQVFVDSLPVAGVDGTMRNRLTSQPVGGNAHIKTGTLRDVRAIAGYVASADGVSYIVVSIINDPHSEAARAAHDALLEWVYQGPSQPMQEVAEEPRSKPRKNPHKGNQH, encoded by the coding sequence ATGACGCACGCCTTCCTGTCTTTTCTCGTCCGCCGCCTCGCGCCATGCGCTGCTTCGTCGGTCTCATTCGTTACTGCTGCACCGTCCACATGCTCTGACGCGATCCCGCACGGTACCGTTACCGCGCAAGGTGTCGCCCCAGGGCTGGCAGCGCGGCACAACCCGGCGCGGCGTGTGCCAATGGGCGCCGTCGCCCTGCTGATGGCGTGTGCGGCGCTCGCCTGCGCCGCGCCGGCGCAAGCCCGCATCAAGGCCAAGCACCCTACTGTCAGCGTCAGTACGGTGCTGCCGCCCGTCGTCATGACTGACCTCGCACGCGCCCACGTGCCGTTGTCCAATATCAGCGTGGTGGTCGAGAAAGTCGGCGATCGCACGCCCATCGTCGCGCTCAACGCGGGCAAGCCGATGATGCCCGCCTCGACGATGAAGCTCGTCACGACCTACTCCGGCCTGTCGATCCTGGGTCCCGATTACCGCTGGCGCACCAGCGCCTACGCAGACGGCACGCTCGACACCAACGGCATCTTGCACGGCAATCTCTACATCCAGGGCACAGGCGACCCGAAGCTCGTGCCGGAAGAACTGATCGACCTCGTGCAGAAAATCCGCAAGGCCGGCATCAACGGGATCGACGGCGCGCTGGTGCTCGACAAGCGTTTTTTCGACGCTTCGACGCGCGACCTGCCACCGTTCGACGACGATGTCACGGCTCCGTACAACGTCGGCCCCGATCCTCTGCTGTACGCTTTCAAGTCGCTGTCGTTCACGCTGACGCCGTCGCCTGACGGCAGCGTGGCCATCGACGTCATACCCGCGCTCGCGCAACTGCAGATCGACAACCAGTTGCACGCCACCGGCGGCCCGTGCCGCGGCGAACTGCCCACGCCCGAGGTGACGCCGCAGCCGAACGGCACGGTGAGCGCATCGTTCATCGGCGAATACCCCGTGCGCTGCGGCCCACGCACACTGAACGTGGCGATGCTCGACCACTCGGCGTTCTTCGCCGGCGGTTTCCTCGCGCTATGGGAACAGAACGGCGGCACCTTCACCGGCGCGACGCGCGAAGGCCCTGTACCGGTCGAAGCACGCCTGATCGCCACTCACGAGGGGCCGATGCTGTCGGACATCGTTCACGACATCAACAAGTTCAGCAACAACACGATGGCGCGCAATCTGTTCCTGACGATCGGCGCGGTCACCAGCAAACCGCCGGCGACGCCGGAAAAATCCGCACGTGCAATCGAAGCGTTCCTGCAGAAAAACGGCCTCGACATGGAGTACCTCTCGCTCGACAACGGCTCGGGCCTGTCGCGCGACGAGCACATCACGGCGCTCTCGCTGGCGGATCTGTTGCAGGCGGCCAACGCGAGCCCGGTCGCCCAGGTGTTCGTCGATTCGCTGCCGGTGGCCGGCGTCGACGGCACGATGCGCAACCGCCTCACCTCGCAACCGGTCGGCGGCAACGCGCACATCAAGACCGGCACGTTGCGCGACGTGCGCGCCATTGCAGGCTACGTGGCCTCCGCCGACGGCGTCAGTTATATCGTCGTCAGCATCATCAACGACCCACACTCGGAAGCTGCGCGGGCCGCGCACGATGCGCTGCTCGAATGGGTGTACCAGGGACCGTCGCAACCGATGCAGGAAGTCGCGGAAGAACCGCGCAGCAAGCCCAGGAAAAACCCGCACAAGGGCAACCAGCATTGA
- a CDS encoding ATP-binding protein has translation MRSIRRQLLFWLLAIVLLGVGIAGWLIYRQALAEANELFDYQLQEIAEALPSEPFSQVLGSRDTGDEGIVLQIWNRNGALMYYSRPRAPLAPRAELGFSTERTDRGDWRVYGAIVGDNVVQLAQPVSVRNRLAANVALRTLWPLIVLLPLLGLAVWMVVGRGLRPLRRVTGALDTRHPEALDPLPDSRLPLEVQPLVRALNGLLQRLATALDTQKAFVADAAHELRTPLAAVQIQTQLVARATDDATRSEALADLQAGVTRATRLAEQLLALARSEPDGHTQAQTQVIDLHALLEDCVMAYAPLAQQRGVDLGIESSEAASVTGNADALRVMFNNLVDNATKYTPRGGRVDVSLTVEAGHPVVRIGDSGPGIPPAERERVFDRFYRAGASADRARTDVSGSGLGLAIVRRIALQHDASVTLGEAPAGGLEVSVRF, from the coding sequence ATGCGTTCCATTCGTCGTCAATTGCTGTTCTGGCTGCTTGCCATCGTGTTGCTCGGCGTCGGCATCGCCGGCTGGCTGATCTACCGTCAGGCGCTCGCCGAAGCCAACGAACTGTTCGATTACCAGTTGCAGGAGATTGCCGAAGCGCTGCCGTCCGAGCCCTTCTCGCAGGTGCTCGGCTCGCGCGATACCGGCGACGAAGGCATCGTGCTGCAGATCTGGAATCGCAACGGGGCGTTGATGTACTACTCGCGGCCGCGCGCGCCGCTCGCGCCGCGCGCCGAACTCGGCTTTTCAACCGAGCGCACCGACCGCGGCGACTGGCGTGTGTACGGCGCGATCGTCGGCGATAACGTCGTGCAACTGGCCCAGCCGGTGTCGGTGCGCAACCGCCTTGCTGCGAACGTGGCGTTACGCACGCTATGGCCGTTGATCGTACTGCTGCCGTTGCTGGGGTTGGCGGTGTGGATGGTGGTCGGGCGCGGACTCAGGCCGCTGCGCCGGGTAACCGGGGCGCTCGATACACGTCATCCGGAAGCGCTCGATCCCCTGCCCGACAGCCGTTTGCCGCTCGAAGTGCAGCCGCTGGTGCGCGCGCTCAACGGCCTGCTGCAGCGTCTCGCCACAGCGCTCGACACACAGAAGGCGTTCGTTGCCGATGCCGCGCACGAACTGCGCACACCGCTCGCCGCGGTGCAGATCCAGACACAACTCGTTGCGCGTGCGACCGACGACGCCACGCGCAGTGAAGCGCTCGCCGATCTGCAGGCAGGCGTCACGCGAGCGACGCGTCTCGCCGAACAGTTGCTGGCGTTGGCGCGTTCGGAGCCGGACGGGCACACGCAGGCCCAGACCCAGGTGATCGATCTGCACGCGTTGCTCGAAGACTGCGTGATGGCCTACGCGCCGCTCGCGCAGCAACGTGGTGTCGATCTCGGCATCGAGTCGAGCGAGGCTGCCAGCGTGACTGGCAATGCGGACGCGCTGCGGGTGATGTTCAATAACCTGGTGGACAACGCAACCAAATACACACCGCGCGGCGGCCGGGTGGATGTGAGCCTGACCGTCGAGGCGGGGCATCCGGTCGTGCGCATTGGCGACAGCGGACCGGGCATTCCGCCCGCCGAGCGCGAGCGTGTGTTCGACCGCTTCTATCGTGCCGGGGCGAGCGCCGATCGCGCCCGCACGGATGTCTCCGGCAGCGGGCTGGGGCTGGCGATCGTGCGGCGCATCGCGCTTCAGCATGACGCGAGCGTGACACTGGGCGAAGCACCGGCCGGTGGCCTCGAAGTGAGCGTGCGGTTCTGA
- a CDS encoding TetR family transcriptional regulator, with protein sequence MVRRTKEEALETRAGILDAAEKVFFEKGVSRTSLADIAQAAGVTRGAIYWHFANKGDLFTEMFDRVLLPLDELKAASINPEEADPLGRLIEICTLCLRDTAADPRRRRVFDILFLKCEFVEDMGPVMVRYQTNMREGLGKIEIGLRNAISKGQMPPDLDTKLAATMLHAFVGGSLRDMLILPDSTDFAEHAQQMVEAMFDALRLSPALRTGANGEAKKA encoded by the coding sequence ATGGTCAGAAGGACCAAGGAAGAGGCGTTGGAGACGCGCGCCGGCATTCTCGATGCCGCCGAGAAAGTCTTTTTCGAGAAAGGCGTGTCGCGCACGTCGCTGGCTGACATCGCCCAGGCCGCGGGCGTCACCCGCGGGGCGATCTACTGGCACTTCGCCAACAAAGGTGACCTCTTCACCGAGATGTTCGACCGCGTGCTGCTGCCGCTCGACGAACTGAAGGCCGCGTCGATCAACCCGGAAGAGGCCGATCCGCTCGGACGGCTAATCGAAATCTGCACGCTGTGTCTGCGCGACACCGCGGCCGATCCGCGGCGGCGCCGCGTATTCGACATCCTGTTTCTGAAATGCGAGTTCGTAGAAGATATGGGCCCGGTGATGGTCCGTTATCAGACCAACATGCGTGAGGGGCTCGGCAAGATCGAGATCGGCCTGCGCAACGCAATCTCCAAAGGCCAGATGCCGCCCGATCTCGACACGAAACTGGCAGCCACGATGCTGCATGCGTTCGTTGGCGGTTCGCTGAGGGACATGCTGATTCTGCCCGACTCCACCGATTTCGCCGAGCACGCGCAGCAGATGGTGGAAGCCATGTTCGACGCGCTGCGGCTCAGTCCGGCGTTACGCACCGGCGCGAATGGCGAGGCGAAGAAAGCCTGA
- a CDS encoding CoxG family protein, protein MELNNALRIALAPADVWDALQDIALLRASLDNCESFSRLAGGEYALTLTVPLGPLRARYEVRAHVANKNPVQLDEPHRALNFKARAEGVGSLRGQIDVTLRADDSGSNKAPSTRIDYSVWATLTGPLAELPTRQIENALHELADDFFTEFCAVVQAKHGQGPNRARGTHSRRQHVFLRPINLGSVARRVRPHDHGGSLSGRATSTLFGARSHSVSHREPTPHAMPNWAWAAMIFVVALLLYAAHWFSTQS, encoded by the coding sequence ATGGAGCTGAACAACGCGTTACGGATTGCGCTTGCACCGGCCGATGTCTGGGACGCGCTGCAAGACATCGCGTTGTTGCGCGCGAGTCTCGACAACTGCGAGTCGTTCAGCCGCCTTGCGGGCGGCGAGTATGCGTTGACGCTGACGGTGCCGCTCGGACCGTTGCGCGCCCGCTACGAAGTGCGCGCCCATGTCGCCAACAAGAATCCGGTACAGCTCGACGAGCCGCATCGTGCGCTCAACTTCAAGGCGCGCGCCGAAGGTGTCGGATCGCTGCGTGGACAGATCGATGTGACGCTGCGCGCGGACGATTCAGGGTCGAACAAGGCGCCGAGCACGCGGATCGATTATTCGGTGTGGGCCACCTTGACGGGGCCCCTCGCCGAATTGCCGACGCGCCAGATCGAGAATGCGCTGCACGAGCTAGCCGACGATTTCTTCACGGAGTTCTGCGCGGTCGTGCAGGCCAAGCATGGGCAAGGTCCAAACCGCGCGCGCGGCACCCACAGCCGGCGGCAGCATGTGTTCCTGCGGCCGATCAATCTTGGCAGCGTAGCGCGCCGGGTCAGGCCGCACGATCACGGAGGCTCGCTCTCCGGGCGTGCCACCAGCACGCTGTTCGGGGCACGCTCGCATAGCGTGTCGCATCGCGAGCCGACGCCGCATGCCATGCCGAACTGGGCGTGGGCCGCGATGATCTTCGTTGTCGCATTGCTGCTTTATGCCGCGCACTGGTTCAGTACCCAGAGCTGA
- a CDS encoding DUF427 domain-containing protein, with protein sequence MSDPTPPAGSPPGTAHGASGSGAAAGAHRIEISVNHHRVRVIHQGVTMADTQGALTLTESGLPEVFYFPRGDVNMARLESSNHTSRCPFKGEASYFHLRTEDGLVENAAWCYENPLDGVQQIKGYLAFYASRVDRIYQTS encoded by the coding sequence ATGAGCGATCCCACGCCGCCCGCAGGGAGTCCCCCAGGGACCGCCCACGGCGCTTCGGGTTCCGGTGCGGCTGCCGGCGCTCATCGCATCGAGATTAGCGTCAACCATCACCGGGTGCGGGTGATCCATCAGGGCGTCACGATGGCCGACACGCAGGGCGCGCTCACGCTTACGGAGAGCGGCCTGCCCGAGGTATTTTATTTTCCGCGCGGCGATGTCAATATGGCGCGGCTCGAAAGCTCGAACCATACGTCGCGTTGCCCGTTCAAGGGCGAGGCGTCTTATTTCCATCTGCGCACCGAAGACGGCCTGGTTGAGAATGCCGCCTGGTGTTACGAAAACCCGCTCGACGGGGTCCAGCAGATCAAGGGCTATCTGGCGTTTTATGCTTCGCGTGTCGACCGCATCTATCAGACATCCTGA
- a CDS encoding DegQ family serine endoprotease, with protein sequence MNAKTLSRSAVAVAVVVALSAGYVAGHRDLPAPQVIAPAQAAAMMPAEAAAKTGIPDFSGLVETYGPAVVNISAKHVVKQTALRSGGDNGENGGNAQQLPIDPSDPFYQFYKRFFGGMPGMQGGDGGGDQGDQPSASLGSGFIVSSDGYILTNAHVVDGANVVTVKLTDKREFRAKVVGADKQSDVAVLKIDASNLPIVKIGDPSQSKVGQWVVAIGSPYGFDNTVTSGIISAKSRSLPNENYTPFIQTDVPVNPGNSGGPLFNLQGEVIGINSMIYSQTGGFQGLSFAIPINEAIKVKDDLVKTGHVSRGRLGVAVQGMNQTLANSFGLTKPNGALVSSVDPGGPAAKAGLQPGDVITAVNGSPVADSTDLPSQVASLAPGSSATITVWRDKTSKDIKVTLGSMSDTKVAKNDNAPEQVQGRLGVAVRPLTPDEKSNASVSHGLLVQQSGGAAENAGIQPGDVILAVNGRPVTSVDQLKQMISQAGNSIALLIQRDNAQIFVPVDLG encoded by the coding sequence ATGAATGCGAAAACCCTGTCCCGCAGTGCTGTTGCCGTGGCCGTTGTCGTCGCGCTGTCCGCCGGTTATGTGGCTGGCCACCGCGATCTGCCCGCGCCGCAGGTCATCGCGCCGGCGCAGGCTGCCGCGATGATGCCTGCCGAAGCTGCGGCAAAAACCGGCATCCCCGATTTCTCCGGCCTCGTCGAGACCTATGGTCCCGCTGTCGTCAACATCAGCGCGAAGCACGTCGTCAAGCAGACCGCGCTGCGCAGCGGCGGCGACAATGGCGAAAACGGCGGCAACGCCCAGCAACTGCCGATCGATCCGAGCGATCCGTTCTACCAGTTCTACAAGCGCTTCTTTGGCGGCATGCCTGGCATGCAGGGCGGAGACGGCGGCGGCGATCAAGGCGACCAGCCGAGTGCGAGTCTCGGTTCAGGCTTTATCGTCAGCAGCGACGGCTACATCCTGACCAATGCGCACGTGGTCGATGGCGCGAACGTCGTGACCGTGAAGCTGACCGACAAGCGCGAGTTCCGCGCCAAGGTGGTGGGTGCCGACAAGCAATCCGACGTGGCCGTGCTGAAGATCGATGCGAGCAATCTGCCGATCGTGAAGATCGGCGACCCGAGCCAGAGCAAGGTCGGCCAGTGGGTGGTGGCAATCGGCTCGCCCTATGGTTTCGACAACACGGTGACCTCGGGCATCATCAGCGCGAAGTCGCGCTCGCTGCCTAACGAAAACTACACTCCGTTCATCCAGACCGACGTGCCGGTGAACCCCGGCAACTCGGGTGGCCCGCTGTTCAACCTGCAAGGCGAGGTCATCGGTATCAATTCGATGATCTACTCCCAGACGGGCGGCTTCCAGGGACTGTCATTCGCGATTCCGATCAACGAAGCGATCAAGGTCAAGGACGATCTCGTCAAGACGGGTCACGTAAGCCGTGGGCGCCTCGGTGTTGCCGTGCAAGGCATGAACCAGACGCTGGCCAACTCGTTCGGCTTGACCAAGCCGAACGGCGCGCTCGTGAGTTCGGTGGACCCGGGCGGCCCGGCCGCCAAAGCCGGCTTGCAACCCGGCGACGTGATCACGGCGGTGAACGGTTCGCCGGTGGCCGATTCGACCGATTTGCCCTCGCAGGTGGCAAGCCTCGCACCTGGCAGTTCGGCGACCATCACCGTGTGGCGCGACAAGACGAGCAAGGACATCAAGGTGACGCTCGGTTCGATGTCGGATACCAAGGTCGCGAAGAACGACAATGCGCCTGAGCAGGTTCAGGGGCGTCTCGGGGTCGCGGTGCGGCCGCTTACGCCCGACGAAAAGAGCAACGCTTCGGTGTCGCACGGCTTGCTGGTGCAGCAGTCGGGTGGCGCGGCCGAGAACGCCGGGATCCAGCCGGGCGACGTGATTCTGGCGGTGAACGGCCGTCCGGTGACGAGCGTCGACCAGTTGAAGCAGATGATCTCGCAGGCGGGCAACAGCATCGCCCTCCTGATCCAGCGCGACAACGCGCAGATTTTTGTGCCGGTGGACCTCGGTTGA
- a CDS encoding efflux RND transporter periplasmic adaptor subunit, whose product MRVERVPFRLISAATAAVLLAACGPKQSAPPQQTPEVGIVTVQPSAVPVVTELPGRTNAFLVAQVRARVDGIVLRREFTEGSEVKAGQRLYKIDPAPYIAQLNSAKATLAKAQANLVSVTAQASRYKVLVAANAVSKQDYDNAVASEGQAAADVASGKAAVDTAQINLGYTDVVSPVSGQVGISQVTPGAYVQASAATLMSTVQELDPMYVDLTQSSLDGLKLRRDVQEGRLKTSGPDAAKVTLILEDGRTYSEKGKLQFSDVTVDQSTGSVTVRALFQNKDRVLLPGMFVRARIEEGVNDQAILVPQIGVTHDQKGTPTALVVGADNKVALRQLVTSRTYGSNWVVDSGLNPGDRVIVQGTDKVRPGMDVKTVAAQLPASSDAAAAAAPAASGAQTAQAASAASGAQ is encoded by the coding sequence ATGCGCGTCGAACGGGTTCCATTTCGCTTAATCAGTGCCGCGACGGCTGCCGTATTGCTGGCAGCGTGCGGACCAAAACAATCGGCCCCGCCACAACAAACACCCGAAGTCGGCATCGTCACCGTCCAGCCGTCGGCCGTGCCGGTCGTCACCGAATTGCCGGGCCGCACCAATGCTTTCCTCGTGGCGCAAGTGCGCGCGCGGGTGGACGGCATCGTGCTGCGCCGTGAGTTCACCGAAGGCAGCGAAGTGAAGGCCGGTCAGCGTCTTTACAAGATCGACCCGGCGCCTTACATCGCGCAACTGAACAGCGCCAAGGCGACGCTTGCCAAGGCTCAGGCAAACCTCGTGTCCGTCACGGCGCAGGCCAGCCGCTACAAGGTGCTGGTCGCGGCCAACGCAGTCAGCAAGCAGGACTACGACAACGCAGTCGCTTCGGAAGGCCAGGCTGCGGCGGACGTCGCTTCGGGCAAGGCCGCTGTGGATACCGCGCAGATCAATCTCGGCTACACGGACGTCGTCTCGCCGGTGAGCGGCCAGGTCGGCATTTCGCAGGTGACGCCGGGCGCGTATGTGCAGGCGAGCGCGGCTACGTTGATGTCGACGGTCCAGGAACTGGATCCGATGTACGTCGACCTGACGCAATCGAGTCTCGACGGCCTCAAGCTGCGTCGCGATGTGCAGGAAGGTCGTCTGAAGACGAGCGGTCCGGATGCGGCGAAGGTCACGCTGATTCTCGAAGACGGCCGCACCTACTCCGAGAAGGGCAAGCTGCAGTTCAGCGACGTCACGGTCGATCAGAGCACCGGTTCCGTCACCGTGCGCGCGCTGTTCCAGAACAAGGACCGCGTGCTGCTGCCGGGCATGTTCGTGCGCGCGCGCATCGAGGAAGGCGTGAACGATCAGGCGATTCTAGTACCGCAGATCGGCGTGACGCATGACCAGAAGGGCACGCCCACCGCGCTCGTCGTCGGTGCGGACAACAAGGTCGCGTTGCGTCAGCTCGTCACCTCGCGCACGTATGGCTCGAACTGGGTGGTCGACAGCGGCCTGAATCCGGGTGACCGCGTGATCGTGCAGGGGACCGACAAGGTTCGCCCTGGCATGGACGTCAAGACTGTCGCGGCGCAACTGCCTGCTTCCTCCGACGCGGCTGCTGCAGCTGCGCCGGCCGCCAGCGGTGCCCAGACGGCTCAGGCTGCTTCTGCAGCATCGGGCGCGCAATAA
- a CDS encoding response regulator — MRILLVEDDRMIAEGVRKALRGEGFAVDWVEDGEAALSAAGGEPYDLVLLDLGLPKRDGLDVLRALRARGHTLPVLIVTARDAVADRVKGLDAGADDYLVKPFDLDELGARMRALIRRQSGRSDSTIRHGTLTLDPASHQVTLAGTPVALSAREFALLEALIARPGAVLSKSQLEEKMYGWGEEIGSNTVEVYIHALRKKLGADLIRNVRGLGYMIAKDA; from the coding sequence ATGCGCATATTGCTAGTCGAAGACGACCGGATGATTGCCGAGGGCGTGCGCAAAGCGTTACGTGGCGAAGGCTTTGCTGTCGACTGGGTGGAAGACGGCGAGGCGGCGCTCAGCGCGGCCGGCGGTGAACCTTACGATCTGGTGCTGCTCGATCTCGGACTGCCCAAGCGCGACGGCCTCGACGTGCTGCGTGCTCTGCGCGCACGCGGTCATACGCTGCCGGTGCTGATCGTGACGGCGCGTGACGCCGTGGCCGATCGCGTCAAAGGACTCGACGCGGGTGCCGACGATTACCTCGTCAAACCTTTCGATCTCGACGAACTCGGCGCCCGCATGCGCGCGCTGATTCGGCGTCAGTCGGGCCGCAGCGATTCGACCATTCGCCACGGCACGCTCACGCTCGATCCCGCTTCGCACCAGGTGACGCTGGCCGGCACGCCGGTTGCGCTGTCCGCGCGCGAATTTGCGCTGCTCGAGGCGCTGATTGCACGGCCCGGCGCGGTGCTCTCGAAGAGCCAGCTCGAAGAAAAAATGTATGGGTGGGGTGAGGAAATCGGCAGCAATACCGTCGAGGTGTACATCCACGCGCTGCGCAAGAAGCTTGGCGCCGACCTGATCCGCAACGTGCGAGGCCTCGGCTACATGATCGCGAAGGACGCTTGA